One window from the genome of Bacillus rossius redtenbacheri isolate Brsri chromosome 12, Brsri_v3, whole genome shotgun sequence encodes:
- the LOC134537966 gene encoding uncharacterized protein LOC134537966, which translates to MRQRRCGHEWSQRDRDKHMRQRRCGHEWSQRDRDKHMRQRRCGHEWSQRDRDKHMRQRRCGHEWSQRDRDKHMRQRRCGHEWSQRDRDKHMRQRRCGHEWSQRDRDKHMRQRRCGHEWSQRDRDKHMRQRRCCHEWSQRDRDKHMRQRRCGHEWSQRDSDKHMRRRRCGHEWSQRDSDKHMRRRRCGHEWSQRDRDKHIRQRRCGHEWSQRDRDKHMRQRRCGHEWSQRDRDKHMRQRRCGHEWSQRDRDKHMRQRRCGHEWSQRDRDKHMRQRRCGHEWSQRDRDKHIRQRRCGHEWSQRDRDKHMRQRRCCHEWSQRDSDQAPSPDTVL; encoded by the coding sequence ATGCGCCAGAGACGGTGCGGCCACGAGTGGTCGCAGCGTGACAGAGACAAACACATGCGCCAGAGACGGTGCGGCCACGAGTGGTCGCAGCGTGACAGAGACAAACACATGCGCCAGAGACGGTGCGGCCACGAGTGGTCGCAGCGTGACAGAGACAAACACATGCGCCAGAGACGGTGCGGCCACGAGTGGTCGCAGCGTGACAGAGACAAACACATGCGCCAGAGACGGTGCGGCCACGAGTGGTCGCAGCGTGACAGAGACAAACACATGCGCCAGAGACGGTGCGGCCACGAGTGGTCGCAGCGTGACAGAGACAAACACATGCGCCAGAGACGGTGCGGCCACGAGTGGTCGCAGCGTGACAGAGACAAACACATGCGCCAGAGACGGTGCTGCCACGAGTGGTCGCAGCGTGACAGAGACAAACACATGCGCCAGAGACGGTGCGGCCACGAGTGGTCGCAGCGTGACAGCGACAAACACATGCGCCGGAGACGGTGCGGCCACGAGTGGTCGCAGCGTGACAGCGACAAACACATGCGCCGGAGACGGTGCGGCCACGAGTGGTCGCAGCGTGACAGAGACAAACACATCCGCCAGAGACGGTGCGGCCACGAGTGGTCGCAGCGTGACAGAGACAAACACATGCGCCAGAGACGGTGCGGCCACGAGTGGTCGCAGCGTGACAGAGACAAACACATGCGCCAGAGACGGTGCGGCCACGAGTGGTCGCAGCGTGACAGAGACAAACACATGCGCCAGAGACGGTGCGGCCACGAGTGGTCGCAGCGTGACAGAGACAAACACATGCGCCAGAGACGGTGCGGCCACGAGTGGTCGCAGCGTGACAGAGACAAACACATCCGCCAGAGACGGTGCGGCCACGAGTGGTCGCAGCGTGACAGAGACAAACACATGCGCCAGAGACGGTGCTGCCACGAGTGGTCGCAGCGTGACAGCGACCAAGCACCCTCGCCAGATACAGTGCTATAG